A region from the Saccharomonospora azurea NA-128 genome encodes:
- the pdxH gene encoding pyridoxamine 5'-phosphate oxidase, which produces MTESGDGAVGGVDDAGSVDVAVRLPAMRVAYNAGSLDEADLAPTWHEQLQAWLDEAIAQSLPEPNAMVLATADAHGFPSSRTVLCKGLDERGIVFYTNYTSAKSHDLTVTRYASATFPWYPLQRQVHVRGEVEKVDVAETAAYWASRPRGSQLGAWASPQSKFVDGRRDLDTALSAIERRFRDVEKIPVPPHWGGWRIRPDVVEFWQGRQDRMHDRLRFVCTDDGWTVRRVAP; this is translated from the coding sequence ATGACCGAATCCGGAGACGGCGCTGTCGGCGGTGTGGACGACGCCGGAAGTGTCGACGTGGCCGTACGACTGCCCGCCATGCGGGTCGCCTACAACGCGGGCTCGCTGGACGAGGCGGACCTCGCCCCGACCTGGCACGAACAGCTCCAGGCCTGGCTCGACGAGGCGATCGCGCAGAGCCTCCCGGAACCGAACGCGATGGTGCTCGCCACCGCCGACGCCCACGGCTTCCCGTCGTCCCGCACCGTGCTGTGCAAGGGGCTCGACGAGCGGGGCATCGTCTTCTACACCAACTACACGTCCGCGAAGAGCCACGACCTGACCGTGACGCGGTACGCGTCCGCGACCTTCCCCTGGTATCCGCTGCAGCGGCAGGTCCACGTGCGCGGTGAGGTCGAGAAGGTCGACGTCGCGGAGACGGCCGCGTACTGGGCCTCCAGGCCGCGCGGGTCGCAACTCGGCGCCTGGGCGTCGCCGCAGTCGAAGTTCGTCGACGGCAGGCGCGACCTCGACACCGCGCTGAGTGCCATCGAACGCCGCTTCCGCGACGTCGAGAAGATCCCGGTGCCGCCGCACTGGGGTGGTTGGCGGATTCGCCCGGACGTCGTCGAGTTCTGGCAGGGCAGGCAGGACCGCATGCACGACCGGCTGCGGTTCGTCTGCACCGACGACGGGTGGACGGTGCGCCGCGTCGCTCCCTGA
- a CDS encoding MFS transporter: protein MGAVGAVVADRRPLRIPAFRRLWVSSIVTALGSQLTAVAVPKQIYDITGSSAYVGLTGLFGLVPLLVFGLWGGAIADTVDRRVLLLVSNIGIALAALLLWAQAFVGLDSVWVVLALLSVNQAFFAINMPTRQAVVARVVPEHLLPSAAALTGTMATFGAVFGPMLAGALLPVVGLSTLYLVDTLALVAVLWAVWKLPPLPPLSGKIRAAGLRDVLQGFRYLATQKVLLASFVVDVVAMVAGMPRALFPEMAERTFGDPPGGGTALGWLYAGIPLGALLLGLMSGWAHRIGRHGVAVAVSIGVWGLAMVGFGLAQSLWLAVFFLALGGVADMVSAIFRQAILQQATTDEMRGRMQGTFTVVVAGGPRLADMTHGWAAAAVGTSAATAGGGVLVVIGVVVAVALLPAFWRYRAPTEAKPS from the coding sequence GTGGGCGCCGTGGGTGCGGTCGTCGCCGACCGGCGGCCGCTGCGCATCCCCGCGTTCCGGCGGCTGTGGGTGAGCTCGATCGTCACGGCGCTCGGCAGCCAGCTCACGGCCGTCGCCGTGCCCAAGCAGATCTACGACATCACCGGCTCGTCCGCCTACGTCGGGCTCACCGGGCTGTTCGGGCTCGTCCCGCTGCTGGTGTTCGGGCTGTGGGGCGGGGCGATCGCCGACACGGTCGACCGGCGGGTGCTGCTGCTCGTCTCCAACATCGGCATCGCGCTGGCGGCCCTGCTGCTGTGGGCGCAGGCGTTCGTGGGGCTCGACTCGGTGTGGGTGGTGCTCGCGCTGCTGAGCGTCAACCAGGCGTTCTTCGCGATCAACATGCCCACGCGGCAGGCCGTGGTCGCCCGCGTGGTGCCCGAGCACCTGCTGCCGTCCGCCGCCGCGCTGACCGGCACGATGGCCACGTTCGGCGCCGTGTTCGGGCCCATGCTGGCCGGGGCGTTGCTGCCGGTGGTCGGGCTGTCGACGCTGTACCTCGTCGACACCCTGGCGTTGGTGGCCGTGCTGTGGGCGGTGTGGAAGCTGCCGCCGCTGCCGCCGTTGTCGGGCAAGATCCGGGCCGCCGGGCTGCGCGACGTGCTCCAGGGCTTCCGCTACCTCGCGACGCAGAAGGTGCTCCTCGCGTCGTTCGTGGTGGACGTCGTGGCGATGGTGGCGGGGATGCCGAGGGCGTTGTTCCCCGAGATGGCCGAGCGCACGTTCGGCGATCCGCCGGGCGGAGGCACGGCGCTCGGCTGGCTGTACGCCGGCATCCCGCTCGGTGCGTTGCTGCTCGGGCTCATGTCCGGTTGGGCACACCGCATCGGTCGGCACGGGGTCGCGGTCGCGGTGTCGATCGGGGTGTGGGGCCTCGCGATGGTCGGGTTCGGGTTGGCGCAGTCGCTGTGGCTCGCGGTGTTCTTCCTCGCGCTCGGCGGTGTCGCCGACATGGTCAGCGCGATCTTCCGGCAGGCGATCCTCCAGCAGGCGACCACCGACGAGATGCGCGGCCGGATGCAGGGGACGTTCACCGTGGTGGTGGCCGGCGGGCCGAGGCTCGCCGACATGACGCACGGCTGGGCCGCCGCGGCCGTGGGCACCAGCGCGGCGACGGCGGGCGGCGGTGTGCTCGTGGTGATCGGCGTCGTGGTGGCGGTGGCGCTGCTGCCGGCGTTCTGGCGGTATCGCGCACCCACCGAGGCGAAGCCGAGCTGA